From Agrobacterium tumefaciens, a single genomic window includes:
- a CDS encoding ABC transporter substrate-binding protein yields MNISIKTLLLCGSVLSAAVSAQAAELSIAANSTGKNVAFFKERIAAFEKETGHKVNLVTMPSSSSEQFSQYRLWLAAGNKDVDVYQTDVVWAPQLSDQFVDLSAATKDVIADHFPSIVASQTVDGKLVAMPMFTDAPALFYRKDLLEKYGKQPPKTWVELSETAKEIQEKERAAGQKDLWGFVFQGSAYEGLTCNALEWIASAGGGHIIEANGDISINNEKAAAAIETVKGWVGSIAPQGVLAYKEEEARGVWQTGNSVFMRNWPYAYALGNGDDSAIKGKFGVTPLPAGEAGADPASTLGGWNLAVSKYSDDQEAAIQLVKFLASKETQKKRAVQLSNMPTIASLYDDKDVAEAQPFMPTWKPIFQTAVPRPSAAAKVKYNEVSAKFWGAVHNTLSGNGSAADNLELLEVELTDLKGNGW; encoded by the coding sequence ATGAATATTTCAATCAAAACCTTATTGCTGTGCGGTAGCGTCTTGTCTGCCGCGGTTTCCGCACAGGCAGCAGAACTGTCGATTGCGGCTAACTCGACCGGCAAGAATGTCGCGTTTTTCAAGGAACGCATTGCCGCTTTCGAAAAGGAAACCGGCCACAAGGTCAATCTTGTCACCATGCCATCGTCTTCCAGCGAACAGTTCAGCCAGTACCGGCTTTGGCTCGCGGCAGGCAACAAGGACGTGGACGTCTATCAGACAGACGTGGTGTGGGCGCCACAGCTTTCCGACCAGTTTGTCGATCTCTCTGCAGCAACAAAAGACGTGATCGCCGACCACTTCCCATCGATCGTCGCTTCGCAGACTGTTGACGGCAAACTTGTTGCAATGCCGATGTTCACCGATGCTCCAGCACTGTTCTACCGCAAGGATCTGCTCGAAAAATACGGCAAGCAGCCACCGAAAACATGGGTGGAACTCAGCGAGACCGCCAAGGAAATTCAGGAAAAAGAACGCGCCGCCGGTCAGAAGGATCTCTGGGGTTTTGTCTTTCAGGGCAGCGCCTATGAAGGTCTGACCTGTAACGCACTTGAATGGATCGCATCCGCTGGCGGCGGCCATATTATCGAAGCCAACGGCGACATTTCCATCAACAACGAAAAGGCGGCGGCGGCCATCGAAACCGTCAAGGGTTGGGTCGGCTCCATCGCGCCACAGGGCGTTCTCGCCTACAAGGAAGAAGAAGCTCGCGGCGTGTGGCAAACCGGAAATTCCGTCTTCATGCGCAATTGGCCTTATGCTTATGCACTCGGCAATGGCGATGACAGCGCCATCAAGGGCAAGTTCGGCGTAACACCACTACCGGCTGGCGAAGCAGGTGCGGATCCTGCCTCGACACTCGGCGGCTGGAACCTTGCCGTCTCAAAATATTCAGACGATCAGGAAGCCGCGATCCAACTCGTGAAATTCCTGGCATCCAAGGAAACACAGAAGAAGCGTGCGGTTCAGCTTTCCAACATGCCGACGATCGCCTCGCTCTATGATGACAAGGATGTCGCCGAGGCACAGCCTTTCATGCCAACGTGGAAACCGATCTTCCAGACCGCAGTTCCGCGCCCATCGGCTGCTGCAAAGGTAAAGTATAACGAGGTGTCCGCCAAATTCTGGGGTGCCGTTCATAACACGCTGTCCGGCAATGGCTCCGCAGCCGACAATCTCGAGCTCCTCGAGGTCGAGCTGACCGACCTCAAAGGCAACGGCTGGTAA
- a CDS encoding Gfo/Idh/MocA family oxidoreductase: protein MRLLILGTGGMANNHATYFSEIPGVELVAAVDVDDVIVRAFAARHNIPLTFTSLDDAIAWGEFDAAANVTPDSIHHPTSLKLLAAGKHVFCEKPLAENYAKAAEMADAAEKAGLVAMVNLTYRNVAPLQAARQMVLSGQIGKVRHLEASYLQSWLVSKAWGDWMTESKWLWRLSTKHGSNGVLGDVGIHILDFASYGAGSDVERIFTRLKTFDKYEGNKIGVYDLDANDSFTMTAELENGAMGVIHASRWATGHLNELRLRVHGDKGAIEVIHTPEYSSLRTCLGEDVEKAIWTTVEVDPVSTNYEKFAKAVMDGGPADPNFRHAANLQKVLDLSIIADRERRELAVSA, encoded by the coding sequence ATGAGACTTCTTATTCTCGGAACTGGCGGCATGGCCAATAACCATGCCACGTATTTCTCTGAAATCCCCGGCGTCGAACTGGTCGCAGCCGTGGATGTGGATGACGTGATTGTGCGAGCCTTCGCGGCTCGCCACAATATTCCGCTTACCTTCACATCGCTTGACGATGCGATTGCGTGGGGTGAATTCGATGCGGCGGCAAACGTCACACCCGACAGCATCCACCATCCGACCAGCCTCAAGCTTTTGGCAGCCGGCAAACACGTCTTTTGCGAAAAGCCGTTGGCGGAAAACTACGCCAAAGCCGCTGAAATGGCCGATGCGGCGGAAAAAGCCGGCCTCGTCGCAATGGTCAATCTCACATACCGCAATGTCGCCCCATTGCAGGCGGCACGGCAGATGGTGCTTTCGGGCCAGATCGGCAAGGTGCGGCACCTTGAGGCCTCCTATCTCCAGAGCTGGCTGGTTTCCAAAGCGTGGGGCGACTGGATGACGGAGAGCAAATGGCTGTGGCGGCTTTCGACCAAACATGGCTCCAACGGCGTTCTTGGCGATGTTGGCATTCATATTCTCGACTTCGCATCCTACGGCGCCGGCAGCGATGTGGAGCGGATTTTCACGCGTCTGAAAACCTTCGACAAATATGAAGGCAACAAGATCGGGGTCTACGACCTCGATGCCAATGACAGCTTCACCATGACTGCGGAGCTGGAAAATGGCGCGATGGGCGTCATTCATGCCAGCCGCTGGGCAACCGGCCACCTGAATGAACTTCGTCTGCGAGTCCACGGCGACAAGGGCGCGATCGAAGTCATTCATACGCCGGAATATTCCAGCCTGCGAACCTGCCTTGGAGAGGATGTCGAGAAGGCGATCTGGACGACTGTCGAGGTCGATCCAGTGTCGACAAACTACGAAAAGTTCGCAAAGGCAGTGATGGACGGCGGCCCGGCTGACCCGAATTTCCGCCATGCAGCGAATTTGCAAAAGGTTCTCGACCTTTCCATCATTGCAGATCGAGAACGCCGGGAGCTAGCCGTTTCGGCATAG
- a CDS encoding ABC transporter ATP-binding protein codes for MTKIQLRDLRKSFGAFDVIKGIDMDIRSGEFMVFVGPSGCGKSTLLRLICGLEEISGGTLSFDGEAVNRLPPAKRGVAMVFQSYALYPHMTVFENMAFGMKLAGADKDQRRKRVEAAAEMLQLTPYLDRLPKQLSGGQRQRVAIGRAIVRDPKVFLFDEPLSNLDAALRVATRLEIAKLHRSMHGTTMIYVTHDQVEAMTLADRICVLRDGRVEQIGTPLELYENPVNTFVAGFIGSPKMNFLTGKYADAEGAKTIGIRPEHITISAGENGWAGEIVHSEMLGSDSYIYVEIGASEPIVVREEGVSSRKTGERIVIAPTADNIHRFDTEGRALSRNLSRGAA; via the coding sequence ATGACCAAAATCCAACTGCGCGATCTTCGTAAATCTTTCGGGGCCTTCGATGTCATCAAGGGCATCGACATGGATATCCGCTCCGGCGAATTCATGGTCTTCGTTGGACCATCCGGCTGCGGCAAGTCGACATTGTTGCGCCTCATCTGTGGTCTTGAAGAGATATCTGGCGGCACGCTCTCGTTCGATGGCGAGGCAGTCAACCGCCTGCCGCCCGCGAAACGCGGCGTTGCCATGGTCTTTCAATCCTACGCCCTCTACCCGCACATGACCGTGTTCGAAAACATGGCGTTTGGAATGAAGCTGGCGGGTGCGGATAAGGACCAGCGTCGAAAACGCGTTGAAGCAGCTGCTGAAATGCTGCAGCTGACGCCCTATCTCGATCGTCTGCCAAAACAGCTTTCCGGTGGCCAGCGCCAGCGCGTCGCAATCGGTCGCGCCATCGTGCGTGATCCCAAGGTGTTTCTGTTCGATGAGCCGCTGTCCAACCTCGATGCCGCGTTGCGCGTTGCAACCCGGCTCGAAATTGCCAAGCTGCATCGCTCCATGCATGGCACGACAATGATTTACGTCACCCACGACCAGGTGGAGGCCATGACACTCGCGGACCGGATCTGCGTGCTGCGAGATGGTCGTGTCGAGCAGATTGGCACGCCACTCGAGCTATACGAAAACCCGGTCAACACGTTTGTAGCCGGCTTCATCGGCTCACCGAAAATGAATTTCCTGACCGGCAAGTATGCCGACGCAGAAGGCGCAAAAACGATTGGCATACGCCCCGAGCACATTACCATTTCGGCCGGTGAAAATGGCTGGGCCGGTGAGATCGTTCATTCAGAAATGCTGGGGTCGGACAGCTATATCTATGTCGAGATCGGCGCTTCGGAACCCATTGTCGTGCGCGAAGAAGGCGTTTCCAGTCGCAAGACGGGCGAGCGTATCGTCATTGCACCGACCGCAGACAATATCCACCGTTTCGATACCGAGGGGCGCGCGCTCAGCCGCAACCTGAGCCGCGGCGCAGCCTGA
- a CDS encoding carbohydrate ABC transporter permease: MTFPNILKTSAFYALVAVIIVISVFPFYYAILTSLKSGTALFQINYWPRDFSFANYSFVLGNGSFLRNLGNSLMIASSVVVVSLFLAVTASYALARVRFRGRALLLLTILSVSMFPQIAVLAGLFELIRWAGIFNTPLALIFSYMIFTLPFTVWVLTTFMRDLPIEIEEAAIVDGATPWVIITQVFMPLMWPALVTTGLLAFIAAWNEFLFALTFTSSNEQRTVPVAIALLSGGSQFEIPWGSIMAASVIVTAPLVVLVLIFQRRIISGLTAGGVKG; encoded by the coding sequence ATGACCTTTCCCAATATTCTCAAGACGTCAGCCTTCTATGCCCTGGTTGCGGTCATTATCGTCATCTCCGTCTTCCCGTTCTACTACGCCATCCTGACGAGCCTCAAATCCGGAACAGCACTCTTCCAGATCAATTACTGGCCGCGGGACTTCTCCTTTGCCAACTATAGTTTCGTGCTGGGCAACGGGAGTTTCCTGCGCAATCTCGGCAACTCGCTGATGATCGCGTCCTCTGTCGTCGTCGTGTCGCTGTTTCTGGCCGTTACGGCATCCTATGCACTTGCCCGCGTTCGCTTTCGCGGCCGTGCACTTCTGCTTCTGACCATCCTGTCTGTCTCGATGTTTCCGCAGATCGCTGTTCTTGCAGGCCTCTTCGAACTCATCCGTTGGGCCGGTATCTTCAACACACCGTTGGCTCTGATCTTCTCGTACATGATCTTCACCTTGCCCTTTACAGTCTGGGTACTGACAACATTCATGCGCGATCTGCCAATCGAGATCGAGGAAGCGGCCATCGTTGATGGAGCAACGCCCTGGGTCATCATTACACAGGTCTTCATGCCCCTGATGTGGCCTGCTCTTGTGACCACCGGATTGCTTGCCTTCATCGCGGCATGGAACGAGTTCCTTTTCGCGCTCACCTTCACGTCATCGAACGAGCAGCGCACGGTACCCGTGGCGATTGCGCTCCTGTCGGGAGGCTCGCAGTTCGAAATCCCCTGGGGATCGATCATGGCAGCGTCCGTCATTGTCACTGCCCCGCTCGTCGTCCTCGTCCTGATCTTCCAGCGACGCATCATTTCCGGCCTCACCGCCGGTGGCGTCAAAGGCTAG
- a CDS encoding murein L,D-transpeptidase, with protein MAAIVAIGGGLAACTSMGLESVKKDPPKLSSKMLAQMSAKSMRPESPVLVRIFKQESELEVWKVDKTGSYALLKTYPMCRWSGKLGPKMASGDRQAPEGFYHVSAGMLNPNSQYYVSFNLGYPNRLESALGYTGEALMVHGACSSSGCYAMTDAQVGEIYAVVAKALQGGQDRFQVQAYPFRMSAKNMAAHRSDPNMPFWRTLKDGYDYFEVTRRQPKVSVCGRRYVFNSEFADGEPADPLAACPPTVNQPDAAVASKLADEQQKLAAAMSEGTSIPVNAYVDGGMHPSFRAILKTSGAKSMAAKVSGTKYPISRPEAALADPFASVR; from the coding sequence GTGGCCGCGATCGTTGCGATCGGTGGCGGCCTTGCTGCGTGCACCTCTATGGGGCTCGAGAGCGTGAAGAAGGACCCTCCTAAGCTATCCTCAAAGATGTTGGCTCAGATGTCGGCCAAAAGCATGCGACCTGAGAGCCCGGTTCTTGTTCGGATCTTCAAGCAGGAAAGCGAACTGGAGGTCTGGAAGGTCGACAAGACAGGCAGCTACGCGCTTCTTAAGACCTATCCAATGTGTCGTTGGTCAGGAAAACTTGGGCCCAAAATGGCATCCGGCGACCGTCAGGCGCCCGAGGGTTTCTATCATGTGTCCGCCGGCATGCTGAACCCGAATTCTCAGTATTACGTTTCTTTCAATCTTGGTTATCCGAACAGGCTTGAATCCGCACTCGGTTATACCGGAGAAGCACTGATGGTTCACGGTGCCTGCTCCTCGTCTGGCTGTTATGCGATGACCGACGCCCAGGTTGGTGAAATCTACGCTGTTGTCGCAAAGGCACTCCAGGGTGGCCAGGATCGTTTTCAGGTCCAGGCCTATCCCTTCCGGATGTCGGCAAAAAACATGGCAGCACATCGGAGCGATCCGAACATGCCGTTCTGGCGGACGCTGAAAGACGGTTACGATTATTTTGAGGTAACGCGCCGGCAGCCGAAGGTTTCGGTCTGTGGACGTCGTTACGTTTTTAACAGTGAGTTCGCCGATGGCGAGCCTGCCGATCCGCTGGCGGCGTGCCCGCCCACCGTCAACCAGCCGGATGCGGCTGTGGCGTCGAAACTTGCGGACGAACAGCAGAAACTTGCCGCTGCGATGAGCGAGGGAACTTCCATCCCGGTTAACGCTTATGTCGATGGCGGCATGCATCCAAGCTTCCGGGCCATTTTGAAAACCAGTGGCGCCAAGTCCATGGCGGCGAAGGTTTCTGGCACGAAGTACCCGATCAGTCGCCCAGAGGCGGCGCTGGCAGATCCTTTTGCCAGTGTAAGATGA
- a CDS encoding L,D-transpeptidase, whose protein sequence is MNDTTTTRRGFLLGAGGLALAGLAGCNTTARETARPAPPAEDPMFAQMYGPKPDEQFPLPEIPYQKIPRRFLRQMVANPTGERPGVIVVDVANHFLYLTYEDNQAMRYGVGLGRAGFEWSGRGVIQYKRQWPRWTPPDEMIARQPELEPYSSRNGGMEPGLKNPLGARALYIFKDGKDTIYRLHGSPEWWTIGKSVSSGCVRLLNQDIIDLYNRVPDGTPIVVTSLSPAQQGVPIGPAGVPVSGESYPVSQYGGGVVGDGLPQPVSSY, encoded by the coding sequence TTGAACGACACGACGACAACCCGGCGGGGTTTCTTGCTTGGTGCAGGCGGATTGGCGCTGGCCGGTCTTGCTGGCTGCAACACAACCGCGCGCGAGACCGCACGCCCTGCGCCACCGGCAGAAGATCCGATGTTTGCGCAGATGTACGGTCCGAAGCCTGACGAGCAGTTTCCGCTGCCCGAAATTCCCTATCAGAAGATTCCGCGACGTTTTCTGCGGCAGATGGTTGCCAACCCGACCGGAGAACGGCCCGGCGTAATTGTTGTCGATGTTGCGAACCACTTCCTGTATCTGACATACGAAGACAATCAGGCTATGCGATATGGCGTCGGTCTCGGACGGGCTGGTTTCGAGTGGTCAGGCCGCGGGGTGATCCAATACAAGCGGCAATGGCCACGTTGGACGCCGCCAGATGAAATGATTGCCCGCCAGCCCGAACTGGAACCTTATAGCTCGCGAAATGGCGGGATGGAGCCGGGGTTGAAGAACCCGCTCGGTGCGCGCGCACTTTACATCTTCAAAGACGGCAAGGACACGATCTATCGTCTGCATGGATCACCGGAATGGTGGACAATCGGAAAGTCGGTTTCGTCCGGCTGCGTTCGATTGCTGAACCAGGATATCATCGATCTCTATAATCGTGTTCCGGATGGTACGCCGATTGTCGTGACGTCGCTGTCGCCGGCGCAGCAGGGCGTGCCGATCGGTCCGGCCGGCGTTCCCGTGAGCGGAGAAAGCTACCCGGTCTCGCAATATGGCGGCGGCGTTGTGGGCGATGGGTTGCCCCAGCCGGTCAGCTCTTACTGA
- a CDS encoding trehalose utilization protein ThuA, with product MTINTVVWGENIHEHINETVRSIYPNGMHNTIADALNTVDGINATTATLQEPEHGLSPDRLDKTDVLVWWGHKDHGAVQDEIVERVAKRVWEGMGLIVLHSGHFSKPFKRLMGTPCALKWREAGERERLWTINPRHPIAAGLPEHFELENEEMYGEQFSVPEPLETVFISWFQGGEVFRSGLTWRRGAGNIFYFRPGHETYPTYHDANVQKVISNSVKWAYNPAGALTSIHNAPNVPVEQALEPIEERGPKLHKAGEAGYR from the coding sequence ATGACCATCAACACGGTTGTATGGGGCGAAAACATCCACGAGCACATCAATGAGACGGTGCGTTCGATCTATCCAAACGGCATGCACAACACCATCGCCGACGCGCTGAACACGGTCGACGGCATCAATGCCACGACAGCTACTCTTCAGGAACCCGAACACGGCCTATCGCCGGATCGCCTCGACAAGACCGATGTTCTTGTGTGGTGGGGCCACAAGGATCATGGCGCTGTTCAGGACGAAATTGTCGAACGTGTCGCGAAACGGGTTTGGGAAGGGATGGGCCTCATCGTGCTGCATTCCGGTCACTTCTCAAAACCGTTCAAGCGGCTGATGGGCACCCCCTGCGCCTTGAAGTGGCGCGAGGCAGGTGAACGCGAGCGGTTGTGGACAATCAATCCCCGCCATCCGATTGCCGCAGGCCTTCCAGAGCACTTCGAACTTGAAAACGAAGAAATGTATGGCGAACAGTTCTCCGTGCCGGAGCCGCTCGAAACCGTCTTCATCTCCTGGTTCCAGGGCGGTGAAGTGTTCCGTTCGGGTCTCACCTGGCGTCGCGGCGCTGGCAACATCTTCTATTTCCGTCCCGGCCACGAGACCTACCCGACCTATCACGATGCGAACGTACAGAAGGTCATCAGCAATTCGGTGAAATGGGCTTATAATCCGGCCGGTGCACTGACGAGCATTCACAACGCCCCCAACGTCCCAGTCGAACAGGCGCTGGAACCGATTGAAGAACGCGGTCCCAAGCTGCACAAGGCAGGCGAAGCAGGTTACAGGTAA
- a CDS encoding LacI family transcriptional regulator, whose protein sequence is MKLKEFAEKVGLSPTTVSRALGGYPEVREETRQRVAEAARKYGYRPNANAVRLATGRAGAIGVVMGRSGGGHFFSEFMGGMATRLEREETDILVSVTVDNNLDEEQAIFSRLAASGRVDGIIVHSPRPEDERIALLHRLGVPFIVHGRSKTPFAHAWLDIDNYEVTYRPTIHFLERGHRRIALINGPTGRTFVKDREQGFIDALETHGISPDPRFMLSEQFSEDTAFRFARSLLEQSPRPTAFVAGAMMTAQGVYRAASHLGLVIGKDVSVIAHDDVFPYLTPESMMPPLSTTRSPMRMAGIRVTDLLLQIIGGRPVSEVQELWPVELILRESVGPA, encoded by the coding sequence ATGAAGCTCAAGGAATTCGCAGAAAAGGTGGGTCTTTCTCCCACCACCGTCAGCAGGGCGCTGGGTGGCTATCCGGAGGTGCGTGAAGAGACGCGCCAGCGGGTGGCCGAGGCTGCGCGCAAATATGGCTACAGACCCAATGCGAATGCGGTTCGACTTGCCACCGGCAGAGCAGGCGCCATCGGTGTCGTGATGGGGCGATCAGGCGGCGGGCACTTCTTTTCTGAATTTATGGGTGGGATGGCGACCCGGCTGGAGCGGGAAGAAACGGATATTCTCGTCAGCGTCACCGTGGACAACAATCTCGATGAAGAGCAGGCGATTTTCAGCCGTCTGGCCGCGAGCGGCCGTGTCGACGGCATCATCGTACATTCACCTCGCCCCGAAGACGAACGTATCGCGCTCCTGCATCGGTTAGGTGTACCGTTTATCGTTCATGGCCGCTCCAAGACGCCATTTGCCCATGCGTGGCTCGATATCGACAATTATGAAGTAACCTATCGTCCGACGATCCATTTCCTGGAGCGCGGGCACAGGCGCATAGCCCTCATCAATGGACCGACAGGGCGTACCTTCGTGAAGGATCGCGAACAGGGTTTCATTGATGCGCTCGAAACCCATGGCATTTCGCCTGATCCGCGCTTCATGTTGAGCGAGCAATTCAGCGAGGATACGGCCTTCCGCTTCGCTCGCTCGCTCCTGGAGCAGTCGCCACGCCCAACGGCCTTCGTGGCAGGTGCGATGATGACGGCGCAAGGCGTCTATCGTGCGGCGAGCCATCTCGGCCTGGTCATCGGTAAAGATGTCTCCGTCATCGCCCATGATGACGTTTTCCCCTACCTTACTCCCGAGAGCATGATGCCGCCGCTTTCCACGACGCGCTCTCCCATGCGTATGGCCGGTATTCGCGTGACAGACCTTTTGTTGCAGATCATTGGCGGGAGGCCGGTGAGCGAGGTGCAGGAGCTCTGGCCCGTGGAGCTCATCTTACGGGAATCGGTCGGCCCTGCGTGA
- the queE gene encoding 7-carboxy-7-deazaguanine synthase QueE codes for MSLAATKTATKETTIRISEIFGPTIQGEGLLIGVPTVFVRTGGCDYRCSWCDTLHAVDSEYRDTWAPMSVDAIWCEVRRLSGGVPLTVSLSGGNPAIQPFAELLTRGHADGYRFALETQGSVAKNWFGALDYLVLSPKPPSSGMETDWNAFEQCLVAAGKHPQLALKIVVFDDADYAYAKDAAARFPHLPIYLQPGNHTPPPPDDDNARVDIDGVMDRMLWLVDKVSADRWFAARVLPQLHVLLWGNKRGV; via the coding sequence ATGAGCCTGGCCGCCACGAAAACCGCGACCAAGGAAACGACGATCCGCATCAGTGAAATCTTCGGCCCAACGATACAGGGCGAGGGCTTGCTGATTGGTGTGCCGACCGTATTTGTTCGCACCGGTGGCTGCGATTATCGCTGCTCCTGGTGCGATACGCTGCATGCCGTTGATAGCGAGTATCGCGATACGTGGGCGCCCATGTCGGTTGACGCGATCTGGTGCGAGGTGAGACGGCTTTCTGGCGGTGTACCCCTGACGGTCTCGCTTTCTGGCGGCAATCCGGCCATTCAACCGTTCGCAGAACTCCTTACGAGGGGACATGCGGACGGGTATCGTTTCGCGCTAGAAACGCAAGGCAGTGTCGCGAAGAACTGGTTCGGTGCTCTCGACTATCTGGTGCTCAGTCCCAAGCCGCCTTCGAGCGGTATGGAAACGGACTGGAATGCATTTGAGCAATGTCTCGTCGCAGCCGGTAAGCATCCACAGCTGGCTTTGAAGATCGTTGTTTTCGATGATGCGGATTACGCTTATGCGAAAGATGCCGCCGCCCGCTTTCCGCATCTCCCAATCTATCTGCAACCTGGTAACCACACCCCACCACCACCTGACGATGACAACGCTCGCGTCGATATCGATGGTGTGATGGACCGAATGTTGTGGCTGGTGGACAAGGTCTCGGCCGATCGTTGGTTTGCAGCCCGCGTGTTGCCGCAGCTCCATGTGCTTTTGTGGGGAAACAAAAGGGGCGTGTGA
- a CDS encoding sugar ABC transporter permease: MNDIALERPGATSTKASGSDLQSERLRSAWLFLAPTLFVLALVAGWPLVRTIWFSLTDASLTNLSGAQFVGFKNYLSWITLGSGRTVYRGLLADPAWWGAVLNTLKFTIVSVSIETVLGLVVALVLNAEFKGRGIVRAAILVPWAIPTIVSAQMWAWMLNDQFGILNDLFLNLGLISNKIAWTANPDTAMIAVLIVDVWKTTPFMALLILAGLQMVPKDMYEAAKVDGIHPVKVFFRVTLPMIRPALMVAVIFRMLDALRVFDLIYILTPNNAQTRTMSVLARENLFDFDKFAYGAAASTMLFLIIASITVVYMWLGRVNTDGAAR, translated from the coding sequence ATGAATGATATCGCCCTTGAAAGACCGGGTGCAACATCCACCAAAGCATCAGGCTCCGACCTTCAATCGGAACGCCTCCGATCCGCTTGGCTGTTCCTCGCCCCAACGCTTTTCGTCCTTGCCCTCGTCGCCGGCTGGCCGCTTGTACGAACCATCTGGTTCAGCCTGACTGATGCATCACTCACCAATCTTTCCGGCGCACAATTCGTCGGGTTCAAGAATTATCTTTCCTGGATAACGCTTGGCAGCGGCCGCACGGTCTACCGTGGCCTGTTGGCAGACCCAGCTTGGTGGGGCGCTGTTCTTAACACGCTAAAATTCACGATTGTCTCCGTCAGCATAGAAACAGTCCTCGGCCTGGTCGTTGCCCTCGTTCTCAATGCCGAGTTCAAAGGGCGAGGTATTGTCCGCGCTGCAATCCTCGTGCCGTGGGCTATTCCGACCATCGTTTCCGCTCAGATGTGGGCGTGGATGCTGAACGACCAGTTCGGTATCCTCAACGACCTGTTCCTCAATCTCGGCCTGATCTCAAACAAGATCGCCTGGACGGCCAATCCTGATACGGCCATGATTGCGGTCTTGATCGTCGACGTCTGGAAAACGACACCATTCATGGCGCTGCTTATTCTCGCCGGCCTTCAAATGGTGCCCAAGGATATGTACGAGGCCGCCAAGGTCGATGGCATCCATCCGGTTAAGGTCTTCTTCCGAGTCACTCTGCCGATGATCCGGCCCGCTCTGATGGTCGCCGTGATCTTCCGCATGCTGGATGCCCTGCGCGTCTTCGACCTCATCTATATTCTGACGCCAAACAATGCTCAGACCCGCACGATGTCGGTGCTGGCGCGCGAAAACCTGTTCGATTTCGACAAGTTCGCCTACGGCGCTGCAGCATCCACGATGCTGTTCCTGATCATCGCCTCGATCACGGTTGTTTATATGTGGCTCGGGCGCGTCAACACAGATGGAGCGGCGCGATGA
- a CDS encoding DNA-3-methyladenine glycosylase, which translates to MNLPLHGLEKSTFQRDAVDVARALIGAEFRVGGVGGIIVETEAYTPDDPASHSFKGETPRNKAMFGSAGHLYVYRSYGIHWCANVVCAPGSAVLLRAIQPKTGIDMMKLRRGTDNEKLLCSGPGRLCQSLGITAELDGAPLDKSPFLIRLPGQQASLAIGRRIGISRAQDYPWRFGLAGSKFVSKRFDDT; encoded by the coding sequence ATGAACCTCCCGCTCCACGGACTGGAAAAAAGCACCTTTCAACGCGACGCGGTCGATGTTGCTCGTGCCTTGATAGGTGCAGAATTCAGGGTCGGTGGCGTAGGCGGTATTATCGTGGAAACGGAAGCCTACACGCCCGATGACCCGGCATCACACAGCTTCAAGGGTGAAACGCCGCGCAACAAGGCAATGTTCGGTTCTGCTGGTCATCTTTACGTCTACCGTTCCTATGGCATTCACTGGTGTGCGAATGTTGTCTGCGCTCCCGGATCCGCAGTGCTCCTGCGTGCGATCCAACCGAAAACTGGCATTGATATGATGAAACTGCGCCGGGGCACAGATAACGAGAAACTGCTCTGCTCCGGACCGGGCAGGCTTTGTCAGTCGCTGGGGATTACGGCTGAACTCGATGGCGCTCCACTTGATAAATCACCATTCCTGATCAGATTGCCCGGACAACAGGCGTCTTTGGCAATTGGTCGACGGATCGGAATCAGTCGTGCACAGGATTATCCCTGGCGTTTCGGACTTGCCGGATCGAAATTTGTAAGCAAGCGCTTCGACGACACATAA